CCAGATTTTGTCGACAGAGGGGCACGACGTGGTTGTCATTGACCGGGAAAGCAGCGCTTTTGCGCGCCTGGGGTCCGGTTTTAACGGGACGACTCTGGCTGGAACAGGAATCGATATTGACGTTTTGCGCAAGGCGGGTATTGAAACTGCAGATGGACTGGCTGCGGTGACTACCGATGACAGCACCAATGTGATGGCGGCCCAGGTAGCCAAGGAACTATTTCGGGTTCCGAAGGTAATTGCACGGATTTATGATCCCGAACGGGAACAAATTTACCACGAGTTCGGCCTCGAAACAGTATCTCCAATTACTCTCGCGGCAAGTCAGATCAGGTACGCTTTCGGCGCGAAAGAGTTTCGGCACCGCTTCTCGCCGAGTGAAGACCTCGAACTCATTGAATTCGAGGTTCCTCCTCACTGTTTGGGCAAGACGGTTAAAGATCTGGAAGTCACGGGCCGTTTTCGCGTTGCGGGAAT
The nucleotide sequence above comes from Bacillota bacterium. Encoded proteins:
- a CDS encoding NAD-binding protein — translated: MHVIIVGSGRLGSLLAQILSTEGHDVVVIDRESSAFARLGSGFNGTTLAGTGIDIDVLRKAGIETADGLAAVTTDDSTNVMAAQVAKELFRVPKVIARIYDPEREQIYHEFGLETVSPITLAASQIRYAFGAKEFRHRFSPSEDLELIEFEVPPHCLGKTVKDLEVTGRFRVAGILRHGEGIIPQESFILEAGDTVLGLAARNHIPKLRAKLHL